Proteins from one Phocoena sinus isolate mPhoSin1 chromosome 8, mPhoSin1.pri, whole genome shotgun sequence genomic window:
- the LOC116757757 gene encoding LOW QUALITY PROTEIN: ras-related protein Rap-1b-like (The sequence of the model RefSeq protein was modified relative to this genomic sequence to represent the inferred CDS: inserted 1 base in 1 codon): MREYKLVVFVSGGAGKSALTVQFVQGIFVEKYDPTIEDSYRKQVEVXAQQCMLEILDTAGTEQCTAMRDLYVKNGQGFALAYSITAQCIFNDLQDLREQILRVKDTDDAPMILVGNKCDLEDERVVGKEQGQNLARQWNSSAFLESSVKSKINVNEIFYDLVWQINRKTPVPGKARKKSSCWLLYYTKCTVALSQV; encoded by the exons ATGCGTGAGTATAAGCTAGTCGTTTTTGTCTCAGGAGGAGCTGGAAAATCTGCTCTGACTGTACAATTTGTTCAAggaatttttgttgaaaaatatgaTCCTACAATAGAAGATTCTTATAGAAAGCAAGTTGAAG ATGCACAACAGTGTATGCTTGAAATCTTGGATACTGCAGGAACGGAACAATGTACAGCAATGAGGGATTTGTACGTGAAAAACGGACAAGGCTTTGCGTTGGCTTATTCCATCACAGCACAGTGCATATTTAATGATTTACAAGATCTGAGAGAACAGATTCTTCGAGTTAAAGACACTGATGATGCTCCAATGATTCTGGTTGGTAATAAGTGTGACTTGGAAGATGAAAGAGTTGTAGGAAAGGAACAAGGTCAAAATTTAGCAAGACAATGGAACAGCAGTGCATTCTTAGAATCCTctgtaaaatcaaaaataaatgttaatgagatcttttatgacctagtGTGGCAAATTAACAGAAAAACTCCAGTGCCTGGGAAGGCCCGCAAAAAGTCATCATGTTGGCTGCTTTATTACACTAAATGCACTGTAGCTCTGAGCCAGGTCTGA